CCAGGGCTTTTGTACGGAGGAGCTTAAGGTGATGTCACCCACGTCGAGTTTGGTCAGGGCCTGAGCTTGCGCTGGAGCCTGAGCTTGCGCTGGTGCTTGCGCCAAAGCCGCCTGCGTTGCGGGTTGTTGGCTGATGGACACGCCGCGCAATCTCAATTCAAGCGCTGTCCTTTGCGGCTCTGCGCCTTTCACGCCCAGCGCTACATCAAGGGACCCCGGATGGGATGCTGTGGCAGGACGGTAGCTCGCACTGATGTGGCTTGCAGGGCCTTTATTCAGATGAAACAGGCTTTCACCCAGATTTAACTGGTACTGATTTTCTGCGTGTGTGGCAGTCAGTGCGCCGCTGTCAAAGCCCAGCCTGAATGCATCAAGCTCAAGCCCAATGAGGGTTGACGTGCTTGAGCTGCCCGAATTGCCTGCGTTATCGTCTGTGGCCTCCCCAGCGCTTTTCTGTGATATCGGCTGGGATGCTTGTTTTGAAGCCAGCTGTGAAGCTAATTGAGCCGTCAGGGCTAATTGAGGCTTGTCGAGGCTGACGCTTACCGTATGGCCTGTATCTGTCGCCTGAGCTGTATCTGACACCAGTGTCAGGCCGAGCCTGGAGAACAGGTCGCTGAGAATCAGCTCGCCGTTATGGGCAAGTTTTATTTCAACGGGGCTTTGCAGGTCATTAAGCGGCTGCTGTAAATCGCCATTGATTGTGGGGGTTGCGGCCACTGCCAGCTGCCATGGGCCCGCGCTGCCATCGGCAATGATATCGGCGGTCAGGGGCTCACCGCTTGTGACGGAAATGCCCTTTGGCAAAGCGAGGCTCAGGCCAAGTGGATTTGCCTCAAGCAGCGCCGAGTCGAGCCGTGCCAGCCAGGCTTGGGGGGCTTTAGTGTCTGCGGCATTGGTCGCTGGGCCCGGGATTGTCGCTGGGTCCGGGTTTGTCGCTGGGTCCGGGTCTATCGGAAGCCTTGCCGAGTCAGCGTCAGGCTCCGGGCCAAACGCTGCCAGCAGCGCCTGGCGCTGGGAATGGCTCAATGTGGTGTTAATCCGCAGCGGGCTTAACTGGGCTCGGGCCATTCCCGCATCGACATTTGCCGTCAGTTGGGTGTCGCTCAGGCTGAAATAGACTTGCTCCAGTGCATTCAGCGTCAGGCCAGCCTCTTTAAGAGTAAGCTCACTCCTGAGCGCCGCCGTTTTCAGAATGAGGCTGCTTTGGATTGCGAGCTCACCTGTGAGGGAGGGCCCAAGTTGGGTCTCAAGCACACGCACCTGCTGCAAAAAACCAAACAGCGGGTTGTCCGGTGTGATGGGCAGGGCCGTATCGGCCAGTCGTTTGAGTAACCCATGGGCGGCAGGCAGCGATAGCCCCAGCTCCGTTTGCCAGGCGTCTTTCCCCAATGTTGCTTGTAAATCCAGTATTTTATGGCCATCCGGGTTGGCGATGCGGCTGAACAGCTTTCTGTCTTCACTGAGTGACAGGTAGTCCAGTCGCAGCAGCTTACCTTGTTGGGTGTCTATCTCCACAGGGCCCAGTGCAATATGGGGCAGCTTGTTCAAATTCAGGGCCATGGCGGGCCTGTCGTCGGCCTGATGGGTGCCGGCGGCCATCAGTGAGCGGCTTCCCAGAAACACGTAGCTGTGCTCGAGCGCGATACTTTGGGGCAGGGGAAGGCTCAGTTCGCCATTAAAATAGTCGTTGATGAGTTTCTGGGTGAGCTCGGTGAGGGGCATGTCGAAGGTAATGCGCAGTCCGGCGAGCTGCAAGCGGCTGTCTTCGATGTCCAGATTGAGGTTTTCCAGCGTGATGCCCTGGGGCTCGAGTCGCCAGGCGAGGCTGTTGAGGGTGACGCCAGACTTGGCCAGCTCCTGCCGGGCAAGGGAGGTCAGCCAGTCTTTGCCCTGATACCACAGCAGCGTCGCTGTGCCCGTGATGAGCAGCAGCAAGCACAGGAGCAAGATCCCAAGCAGGCGAACAGCGCGTTTTGCCAAAGTCCCGTTACCATAAAATCCATCTATGGCGCGAGTTTAGCATGATGGGCCCCGGTAGCTACAGCCTAAAGACTGAGCCGTAAAAACACAAACGTGGGAGAACTGTGACAGTTTGGCTGCCACAGTTCTCCAGAGGCTTACAACCTGGCCCCCTCGATGGCAAGGAGGCTGGTCAGGGCTTCATCGAGTGTGCTGACCAGCTTGTCGACATCGGCAACGCTGGTGTGGGGGCAGCACAGCGTCATGTTGTGGAACGGGGTTATCAGAATGCCGCGGTTGATAAA
This sequence is a window from Shewanella zhangzhouensis. Protein-coding genes within it:
- a CDS encoding YdbH domain-containing protein yields the protein MAKRAVRLLGILLLCLLLLITGTATLLWYQGKDWLTSLARQELAKSGVTLNSLAWRLEPQGITLENLNLDIEDSRLQLAGLRITFDMPLTELTQKLINDYFNGELSLPLPQSIALEHSYVFLGSRSLMAAGTHQADDRPAMALNLNKLPHIALGPVEIDTQQGKLLRLDYLSLSEDRKLFSRIANPDGHKILDLQATLGKDAWQTELGLSLPAAHGLLKRLADTALPITPDNPLFGFLQQVRVLETQLGPSLTGELAIQSSLILKTAALRSELTLKEAGLTLNALEQVYFSLSDTQLTANVDAGMARAQLSPLRINTTLSHSQRQALLAAFGPEPDADSARLPIDPDPATNPDPATIPGPATNAADTKAPQAWLARLDSALLEANPLGLSLALPKGISVTSGEPLTADIIADGSAGPWQLAVAATPTINGDLQQPLNDLQSPVEIKLAHNGELILSDLFSRLGLTLVSDTAQATDTGHTVSVSLDKPQLALTAQLASQLASKQASQPISQKSAGEATDDNAGNSGSSSTSTLIGLELDAFRLGFDSGALTATHAENQYQLNLGESLFHLNKGPASHISASYRPATASHPGSLDVALGVKGAEPQRTALELRLRGVSISQQPATQAALAQAPAQAQAPAQAQALTKLDVGDITLSSSVQKPWAFSLPLDSAPTKRALLEPLLSAMPELASTLRLSDIRAQRQVPRSAGSKRLKTTRVDVDWVELTQRLTAKPGQVQTREQWQFGQHQPIRLRSQHRLGLTAGAVQTLNASWQGDNSLGNWREALAGSLNFSSDVPLSGDTHLSAEIALDLAKHTTDIRLKTDLSELEGSVGSYPFRGGNLSATCGLFQDKRRDSDFRLGCDNLSWSLAHFQPGIILSDIRGQGTLALQSAEDGTLSEFDIDLTSRGKLLEGEFLLPLFKLNLKHPSHAYLVLTGLSLKELLALQPVEGIRADGIFDGVLPVDVRERKVSVSGGRIAARAPGGLIEVSNNPAVDELVASQPHLALVFDALKHLDYSSLAGSFDMVESGDALISVEVKGKSEGIERPIHLNYSHEENLLQLIRSLTISEKLQSHIEQSVN